From the genome of Candidatus Coatesbacteria bacterium:
GGCAGACTGCGACCCCTTCGGCCAGACAAGGCGTGACGAACAGGGCGGCAAGGCACATAATAGAACGATTCTCCCCATTGCAGCTCCCAAGCATACGGGTGGGACGCGTTAACGGCGATCCGCGGTGGAAGCGGTGCCTGACTAACGGTCCGTCTACGCTGTAGCAAGGCCGGGAAGCGACGAGGATAGCCTGGCGAGTTTCGTCCGTCAAGGCGACCCCGGACGGGGCTCATTCACCGGGCAGACTCGGCGGGTTGTTCGTCGCCTTTGAGCGTGACGCGGCCGGAAAGTGCTAACGGTAACCCTTCGCTGGTCGATGAACGGACGCCCTTATCCGGAAAAGGCGCTTGCGCTGCTCAGCGCTCGATGACCAGCCGGCGGCTGTAGCTTCGGCCGGCCGTCTCCAGCCGCAGCACGTAGAGCCCGGCCGGCAGCCCGGTGGTGGAGAAGCCCACCTCGTGGCGACCGGCGTTGTACTCGCCATCGACCAGCAGGCGCACCCGCCGTCCGGACAGATCGTAGAGGGCGATCGTCACCGATCCGGCTTCGGCCAGCCTGTAGCGCAGGCTGCAGTCGTCGGCGGCCGGATTGGGATAGGGCTCCTCGAGGCGGGTGAGGACAGCGTCGCCCCGGTGACGAATCTCGATGGGTCCGTAGTTGTAGCCGTCGCCGTTGCGCGCATTAACGCTGAGGCTGAACTCGTACACGCCGGCGGGAACGCGATCAAGATACACCCCCGTCGCCTCCAGGCCGTCGGCCAGCACTTCGCCGTCGCGCTCGAGGACCAACTGCTGGGCGTCCTCGACCCGCCATTCGATCAGCACGCCTTCCTCGGCGTCCCGGGCGTAGAACACGCCGTCGTCGATGCCGACTGCCTGGTCGATGTCGGCGGCGTAGACGTCGCCGCCCGAGCCCATCTGGTTGAGATGCACGTTCTTGCCCGAAGTGGCCAGGTACTCCCCGTCGGCGGTGATGTCGACGGCGGTGGCCGAGCCCGGCGTATCCAGACTCCACCAGAGGCTCTCGGGCTGGGAGTCGCGCAGGAGCTGGACCTCGTCGTTGGTGTTGGTCTGGGAACCGGCGTAGGTTATGGCGATCCACTCGCCGTCGGCGGAAGCGTCGATCCAGGTCGGCACGTCCTGATAGGAGCCGCCGGCGCGCTCGGTTTCGTAGGTCCAGAGCGGGTCGGAGCCGCTCGATTTCTCGAAGCGGGTGACCCAGTTCTGCAGGTAGTCGGTGGCGTACCAGACGACGATGACCTGCTCGTTATCGGCGCCGACGTACCCCAGGCCGGCGTAGTTGGAACCGGGGCAGTAGCCGTGGAAGATGTGCTCGTAGGCGGAACCGTTCCATTCGATGACGTTGCAGCCGGTGAAACCGTAGACGACGACGGAGCCATCCGGGCTGACGCCGAAGCAGTCCGTCGAGGAGCTCAGGTCGTAGGTCGCCTCGAGGGTCGCCGTGGAGGTTTCGATGCGGTACAGCGTCGCCGCGGCGCGCAGAATGCACTTGGAGCCGTCGGCGGTCAGGCGCAACTGGCGCGGGTTGTAGTTCAGGCTTTCATCCTCGAAGATAAGCGGCGTAGAGGAACCCTCGGTGAAGAACATCACCGCCAGGGAGTCGCCGTCGTTGCCGCCGACGGCCAGCACGGAGCCGTCCTCGGCGCAGGCCGTGCAACCCGGATTGGCCAGATCGGCGGGAGCGTAGCCCGCCGCCGCGCCGTCCCAGGTCCACAGCGGCGTCGCCGAGGCCGCGGAGAACCGGTAGACCTCGAAGGCGCCCTCGTGACCCCAGGCGCCGTAGAAGACGTCGGCGGTTGCGGCGGCGACGGCGCTGAAGTCGCCGTCGCGCTCGAACTCCCACAACGGATCGCCGTCGCCGTCGAGCTCGAACAGCTTGCCGCCGCCGTAGTAGCCGCCGCTCCAGACGTACTGAGCGTCGTAACCGACGGCGACGTTGAGCCGCTGGGGCCCGCCGTCGGCGATCTGGTAGTGCCAGAGCACCTCGCTGTCCGGCGCCGGGGGCAGGGGACCCTCGAAGGGATTCGCCCCGGTCTCGGCGGCGTGCAGGCTGAGCGCCCGCGGTCCATGAGTCTCCTCCTGACAACCCTCGTCCGCTGTTTCGTACACGGTGAGGCTGCGTGGCGTTCCTGCAACGGCGGCACCGACGATCGACAGGGCGATGAGTAGAATGAGTGCGGCCTTGTGCATGACGACTCCCCTTTTGCTTGACGTTGACATTTTATCTTACGCCGCGCCGTGGGCCGTGTCAATCGACGGCGGCGATTTTGGAAATCGCGTCCCTCGAATTCCTACGGTAAACAAAAAACGGCCCCGACGGACCGCTCGCTAAGTCCCCAATCCTGAGCCGCTCCCGCGCAAAAGCGCACCGTTGCGCGGAGTCGGGTCAACTCTCGACCTCGACCAGGTATTGATTGAGCCGACCGACTATCTCCTCGATCTGCGCCGCGTTGTAGCCCTTGTTCGCCAACAGTTCGCCCAGGGAGCCCCAGAAGGGCTCGCCGCAACGCAGGCAGACCACACCACGCTCCAGCAGCCAGGACGAGGCGGCGGGATGCTCGTCCAGGACGACCTCGACAGAGGTGGTTGCGGTTATCGGCAACGCTTCACTTCCTCTTAAATGACAGTTGATGATAACACGGAAGGCCGGCCGGCGAAAACGGCTCCCGAGACCTCGGGCCGGCAGCGGGCCTTCGCCGGCCGGAACCGGCACGGTTTTTGCATCTCGGCGACCGTTGGGCCGCGGATAACGGTCCGCCTCCGCAAAAACCGTGCCGGTTCCGGCCGCTGGTTTTTACCTGTCCAGCGCGGCGGGGCGGTCGTTTTCGCCGGCCGGCCGGCAGTGGGCGGGGGGTGCATTTTCAGCCGCTAATCAGCTCGAGGCGCTCGGTGGAGTATCCGGCGGCGGTCAGTTCGGCGTAGCCCAATTGCAGGGTTTCGGCGACGGCGCGGGCGCCGCGGGTGAGGGAGGCCTCGCGCCAGTGCAGCTGGTCGGCCTCGAGTAGCTCGGGCAGATAGAGCAGCTCGCCGTAGTACTCGCCTTCGCCGCGGATACCGGTTGTGGGCAGCGGCGGCACGACGACCCGGTAGAAGAGCCGTTGTTCCCGCAGAAAGGTCAGGTCTTCGTAGTAGCGTTGGGCGGCCTTGCTCCCGGGGTCCGGGTTGCAGATGTAGATCAGCATAGCGCCCTTTTGGTCGGCGGTTTCGCGCCAGAAGCGCGTTACGCGGTCCAGGTTGGCGGGATCGAGGGCGGCTTTTTCCGGGAAGGGGCGGAAGATGTTGAAGGGATCGATCAGCAGTAGATCGTAGCCCTTGAGGGTGGCGGCGTCCAGGCCGTGCTCCAGTTTCTCTTCGAGCCGGATGCCGTGCTCGCGGTAGTTTTCGCGCAGGCGGGGTTCGATGTCGAAGGCGAAGACCGAGCCGCGGGTGGCCAGGACCTGCCGGGCCAGCATGACGCTGCCCAGGTAGCGGTCGTTGTTGACGGCCTTGAGTTGGAGTTCACGCAGGCGCAGCTCCGCCGGGGCGCTGGTCAGGCGGATGCGCACCCGGGGATCGAGGGGGCTGGTCAACGGACCGGCGAAGGCGTCGAGATAACGGGTGTCGGCGGGCAGCCAGTCCAGCACGCGACAGAGCCACTCGTGCTTGATGATGTCGACGGCGTTACCGGCGGCGTAGGGTAAGCTGTGCAAGTGAGCCTCTTGGTGTTGAGGTTGACGGTTGGAGATTGGTCTCGGTGAATGTACTCGGCCGGCAAGTGTTTGCGGTTTGTCGCTATTGTAAACGACACGTGGCTTGGGCAATCCACGTGCCAGCGGACCATTCCGCCGGGTGGGGGGACACCGCTGTTTCAAAGCGCTTGGAAAGCAGATATCGGACAGCACCGCATCGGCTTGGCCGACCGTTGTTAATGGTGATCGATGGGCAGTCCTGAAGGGTTGTTGTTGACCGGCAACGGCAGTTGAAGTTCCCCGTTGAGATTAACTTGGTCTGCTGGAGCTAACAGCCCCGGGTCGTTAGAAACGGTTTCGCAGCTTTGACTCGCCTCAAGCCCTGCCATAACAATCAGGGTCAAGGCGGCTGGCGCTCTCTTGCTTAACGTTGTTACCTTCTTCAGGGCGAACAAATTGCTATGTCGTACAATAACAACGGTTAGTAATCATCATGGTACAAGAGGCCAAGGCAGCCGATAAACCATGATTGGGATAGCCTGTATCAACGTTCTTGGCGATCAGTGCTTGCGGTATGCGCTCCCGACAGATTGTCTGGTAACGGGTGAGGTCAATCAATGATAAAAAAGGGGATTCTCACCTAATTATCAACAAGCGCGAAGTCTGCTTATGAGAATGTATAGCGGGTTATCGGCGTCGCGACGGTTGAGGCGGAATTCCATTTCACGGATAAACAGTCTTAAGTTACGCTTTAATCCTCCATGGCAGGCTTTTAGGAGGCGTTTGGCGTAGCCCCGGAAGTTCTCGATACTATTGATGTTTATCCCGTCATCAGCGAAATCCCGTTGGTGATTGATCCGCCTGTGGTGGAAGCCGCTGAGCGACAGTTTCTTATCGACCCGCCGACCGTCGGCGTATCGGTGTAGCTGGTCGGGTCGAGCGCGGCCCGGCGAGCGGCGGTGCGTTGCGACGTTCCCGGGGACGACGCTTGAACAGCGTTCCGCAATACTTACACTTGTGCCGCCCGTCGGCGCAGCGGTAGTTGC
Proteins encoded in this window:
- a CDS encoding T9SS type A sorting domain-containing protein, whose translation is MHKAALILLIALSIVGAAVAGTPRSLTVYETADEGCQEETHGPRALSLHAAETGANPFEGPLPPAPDSEVLWHYQIADGGPQRLNVAVGYDAQYVWSGGYYGGGKLFELDGDGDPLWEFERDGDFSAVAAATADVFYGAWGHEGAFEVYRFSAASATPLWTWDGAAAGYAPADLANPGCTACAEDGSVLAVGGNDGDSLAVMFFTEGSSTPLIFEDESLNYNPRQLRLTADGSKCILRAAATLYRIETSTATLEATYDLSSSTDCFGVSPDGSVVVYGFTGCNVIEWNGSAYEHIFHGYCPGSNYAGLGYVGADNEQVIVVWYATDYLQNWVTRFEKSSGSDPLWTYETERAGGSYQDVPTWIDASADGEWIAITYAGSQTNTNDEVQLLRDSQPESLWWSLDTPGSATAVDITADGEYLATSGKNVHLNQMGSGGDVYAADIDQAVGIDDGVFYARDAEEGVLIEWRVEDAQQLVLERDGEVLADGLEATGVYLDRVPAGVYEFSLSVNARNGDGYNYGPIEIRHRGDAVLTRLEEPYPNPAADDCSLRYRLAEAGSVTIALYDLSGRRVRLLVDGEYNAGRHEVGFSTTGLPAGLYVLRLETAGRSYSRRLVIER